TCTAAGGCACCGGCTGCTTTCTCCGCCGTCTCTCCCTACCCCCCAGCCGACAGAGCCAagacacacacccccccccaacTTTCTCCGTCCTGTTCCATTACTGTTTGCTGTTGCTTTGGAGCCTCATAAATAGGGCATTGAAAACACTTCCTGCAGCTGAAAGAAGCCCTGAGGAGCTTGTCTCATTCCCAGTGTGCCGCTCAGCAAGAGGCCCGGCCTTCTCTGCCGCCGTCTCTCTTGCCTGTTGTAATTCTGTCTGCCTCTCTGACTCTGCTGTGCCTCTCTTTCTGTTTGAGCCTCTCCGCACGCTCGTCCCTTCTGCCTGAGCCACAGCCCCTTGGGCTCTGCACCCCCATGCATCTGTCACCACTGCCCTGTCCTTCTGTCCTGACGCCATCCCCTTTCCCGGTGCCTTCCCTCTACTTCGAGAGGGCTCAGGCCGGGAAACAGCACCGGGGACTCTCGCGGCTTTCCCCTGCGTCTTACCAAGCCTGCCGGCCAGGAGGGCAGCGGGTCGGCAGCCCCAGGGTGGCCTGCGGCCAAGGGAGGGCGGAGCCCATCGGGGCGGGATTGGCTCTGGGTCCACCTCATAAAGCCGGGGGCGAGGGGCGCGCCGCGCTCTGGAGAAGCCGTGGAGGGGCACTGTGGTCTGACAGTCCCCGCAGGCTCAGTCGCAGCCCTGCGGAGACATGCCCCGGAGCCCCCGGCCCGCGCCGAGCTGGGCGCTGTTGCTGCGGTTGCTGGCGCTGCTGCGGCCGCCGGGGCTGGGCGAGGCGTGCAGCTGCGCCCCCGCGCACCCCCAGCAGCACGTCTGCCACTCGGCACTCGGTGAGTCCGGGGGAGCTCTCGAGGGCCCCAgctgtgggtgggggtgtgtggggtCGAGGTGGGGCCGCACAGCAGACCTGGAGTCTGGGGGGGGGAAGGGGTGGAGCTCAAATCCCGCCCCAGTTGCCTCCTGCTGCGGCCGGTGGGTTGGGCCGGGCTGGCGCCATAGCAACCCTGCCGCTGACTTGCCAGGGAATAAAAGAcagtgtagggcttcccaggaggcggagtagtaaagaacccgcctgccaatgcaggagactcaagagacaagggttcgatctctgggtcgggaagatctcctggagaagggcatggcaacccagtccgaTACTctcgcctaggaaatcccatggaggagcctggcgggctacagtctatggggttgcaaagagtcagctacaACTGAGAGAATGAGCACAAAGACAGTGTAAAGGGCTCCACAGCaatcccctctcccctgcctacTGCAGTTATGGGATGTCACTGAACAAGTCTCTGGAACTATCCAGTGATTATTCTGATCCACTGGTTAGGGGGGTTGGGGTTCAGGGGGTTGGGCTTTCATGACAAACATCCCTCTGTATCCAAGCCTATAACTGAGGTTGTCACCACTGCCCCACTCCAACACTCACCCTTTAccctttctctctgcctggaatgcccttcctcAAAAACCCTTAGCTTCCtggcaaactcctattcatctTTCAGAACCAGGGGTCTCCCCTTCTCGGAAGGCTTCCTGACCCCTGGTGCTACCACAGCATCCCCATCATCTCTGTGCTcctactgtgctgtgctgttgGTCTCTGTAAGAGTGTTCTCCACTAGACCAAGAGTTCTGCAGGGTGGGGGCCCTGTCCTTAATCGTGCCTGTGGGCCTAGGACCCAGTGTTAGACCAGGCGTGGAGGAAGAACTTCACAACAGGTTTTGATTAATACCTGAGCGACAAAGAGATGAACCATCTCTGTGCACGGTGAGGATATCtattaattcaataaacatttgccaGCGTCAGCTCGGCTGGGCTCCCTCTGAGGTCCTGGGCTACAGCGGTGGATGACTACACACTGACTGCCCTCAAGTGGCTCCTCCGCCCTGCCCGTCTCCACCCCACTGTACTCTGGGCTGCGGAGAACTCGACTCCCTAGACCGGCAGGCAGAGTGGAGAGACTCAAGGACTTGGTAGGCCCGAGGAGTTTGGAACGTCCAGAAATTAGAGACGAGTATCCCTCACATGCAGCATCTTCCTTGCAACCCACTGAGACCTAAGCCCAGAACCCCTCTGCAGAATTCTCCAGGGGGCCACAGGTCACCCAGATCCCAGGAGGATCGCTCCCACAGGCTGCTGAAGGTCCCCTCTTTTCCTGTGCAGCTATCCGGGCCAAGATCTCCAGTGAGAAGGTAGTTCCTGCCAGCGCAGACCCTGCTGACCCTCAAAAAATGATCCGGTATGAAATCAAACAGATAAAGGTACATGGGGGCAGGACAGGGCGTCACCCCCTTGGGCTGTTAGGAGTTGGGGGCTGTGATCTgggggggctggggctggggggctgctgGTTCGGGCGGCCTGGCTCAGTGATGCTAGGGGtacagatactggagtggatgacGTGTAGGGGACAGGCTATCGGAGCCAGAGGACAGTTCAGGAGAGGCCCTCGGTGTTTGCGCATGGGGCTGCTAGAGGCACCTCCCTTGTCACTGGAAGAAACCAAGGTTTAATTATTTCTAGGGAGATAAGACCCAGTTGTGCCATCCGTGTGCAACGAGTCCTGAACTAGACTTTCACTTAACTTCTTtagattaagaaaaattttttcctgTTAAGATATAAAGTACACTCGCTGACTCAATACTGCTCTTTCATAATTGCCTTTCAGATGTTCAAAGGGTTTGAGAAAGTCAACGATATTCAGTATATTTATACGCCTTTTGATTCCTCCCTCTGTGGGGTGAAACTGGAAGCTAACAGCCAGAAGCAGTATCTCCTGACTGGTAAGCTAAAGACCAACAGCGGCCCTATGAGTCTCTGCCCTAGGAACGCAGGCAAGGAGGAGCCAAGCTGACCTTGGGCAGCAAGCTGAGCCAGGTGGCGTTTTCTTGGGCACAAAACAGCTGCGTTACTAAGAGGTAGCCTGAGTTGGGAGAAGCCTTGGTAACCTCCCTGTGAGTGCCACTGCCTTCCTAGTTCACAGGCTGCTGTTCCAGCCTAGGGCAGCTGGTTCCGTTTCCAAACAGCTCTAAGTGATGTAAGATTtttggtgcatgcatgctcagtcgtgtccgactcttttgcgaccccatggatggtagcctgccaggctcttctgtccatgggatttcccaggcaagaatactggagcaggttgccatttcctcctccaggggattttcctgatccagggatcgaacccgcgtctcttgcatcttctgcattggcaggcggattctttaccactgaaccatctggggaGCCTGAGGTTTTTGGTATCCTGAGCCAAATTCTGCTGCTCTGAAACTGCCCCTGGTGGGTTCAGCTCTGCCCTCTGTTCCAGGATGACCCCTCAGAGGCCTGAGGACAGCAGATACATGCACTCTAGCTCCAGGTTCTGCTGGCTGTGGTCCCCAGACTCCTTCCTGTCCTGGCCACTTTCAGCGGGACAGAGCCTGTCCCCGTCCCTCCCCAGCACTGGACCCTGAACCAGGGACCACACTGCAGGGGAGGTCTTAGTCACACAGACTAAAGGAAGACTGAGCATTCGCAACCTCGCCCCCACATATACCAACATACATGTAACAGTCGCCGTAGCCTACAACAGCATCAGCTTTAGGTGGCCACGATGGCTGACACTCTTGGCTCATGACGGCCTCACACCCAAAGCCTTATTCTGAAAGCGCAGTCAAGCACAGGCCCTAATAGCGGCCTTGATTCTAACATGATTCTGTCTCCCAGACCTTCGGCCCAGGCAGATCTCCTCATGCTGCACTGACTGGGATAGGATAGTTAAAGTACCTCACAAGAATCTAGTCCATAACTGAATCAATGCAATACtgaattattttgttgttcagggAAGGTATCTGTGTGGCtgtagacagggaagcctcactgtgtaaagtgaaagtaaaaatgtagtcgctcagttgtgtctgactctttggaaccccacagactgtagcccgccaggctcctctgtccacgggattctccaaggcaagaatactggagtgggttgccatttccttcaccaggggatcttcccaacccagggactaaacccaggtctcccacattacaggcagattctttaccatctgagtcactagggaatcCTTCATTGTGTAAGTGGGATCTAAATTTTCCCTAAAGGATAAAACATATTCAGAAAGAGggcctggaaaagaaaaacaaggcagGTGGGGAGAACGGAAGGAGGAATTCCATTCTCTGTCCATCCCTTCAGCAGTGAGTGACCACCTCCTCACTGCCTGGCCTGGGGCAGGCAAGTGAAGATGCACTAACATGCCACAGTCCTCAAAGAGCTCCCTCACAGTTCAAATCTAAGAAGTCACAGATGCTGTAGGCCTCGCAGGTCGGGGCCCCCCAGGTCTGAGGATGTGGAACTGTGCTGATCCGGGCACCTCTGGATGGGAGAGCAGGGGCAGGGCAGGCCCCTGAGCCCTCCAGGTCCCAGGACCAGCTGACGGGGCCACCTCCTTCCTGAGCACCTGCCCTCTGCTAGGGGCTGTAGTGCATCAGGGATTCAGACATGTGCTGGCTGCCTCACAGAGGTCAAGTCCACCCGAAGGTGGGGTTAAATGACAAAGCGTAGGCTTACTGAAAACTCATCCGTGGTGCCCACGGTCTGCAGGAGAAGATGCAGCCCTTCTGCCTAATACCCTCTGTGACCAGACCCAGCTGACCTCCCATCCTTGCCTCCTGTCACTACTCAGTGGCCGTTCCCTGCCCCTCATTTCCCCTGGAGCCTAAACTACCTGCAGGTGCAAAAGGTATTCTGCAGGGCTGTGCCCTTCTGTCCTAGTGTCCAGAAGTTCCTCCCCAACTCGTCTGGCAGCTGAACTCCTACCCATCCTTTCAACGCCAAACACAAGCATCATCTTAGACACCCTTCTTGCCCCCACCCCTTCCACCGACAGAGATAACTGTGTTTCCTTTGTTCTTATACCACATCCTGTATAGAATCATACAACAGTATCATTTTCTACTTGGTTGTCAACCTTGCATATTcacgggaaggactgatgctgaagctgaagctccactgctttggccacctgatgcaaaaagctgactcactggaaaagaccctgatgctgggaaagactgaggacaggaggagaaggggacgacagaggatgagatggttggatggcattactgactcaatggacatgagtttgagcaaactctgggagatagtaaaggacagggaagcctggcgtgctgcagtccatggggtcgcaaagaattggacacgactgagcaactgaacaaaaacaacaatttgTCTTCCCTACTAGTTTTTAGCTCCTTAGGGGTAGAACTCCTGTCATGTTTATTTCCTGTATTCCTGGTACCAGGCCATAGTAGCTGCTCAGCCAgtaaatgactgaatgactgaagttCTAAGAGAGGTGAGGGCTAGTATGGGCAGGAATGGCTTTGCGGACAAGGTGGTACTAAAAAGGGTCTTTGGAAAATAGGAAAGAGTGTGATATGtaaagaaggagaaggggagagactCACCAAGATATCACTGGAGCAGGACAAAGGTTGGAAAAggttgaaaaagaagagagacctACTATGTATCAAACATCTTCTGTGGGCCCACAACTGTGCTGGGAACTTCACAGacattctctcatttaatcttgACAATAaccttattattcttatttttcagctGAGAAGTTATATGGCTTTCTTATGGTCACACACTAGTAAATGATAGAAAAGAAGGGATTTCTGCCATTTTGACTTAAAGCCCATGTCCCTCTGTCTTCACCATGCTAATGGAAAGGCCTTTGCCCTACAACTCTCACTCATACAAACATCATCTGGTAATGGCTTTGATATAAAGACagtagaggtttttctggctCCTTTACTGAGCCCCATGTCACCACTTCCACCACAAGATACCGAGGAGGCTGTGATTCTGCGCCTCTTCAAGAACTCCTGGAGCTCCACAAGCAGACTCCTCATGTCGGCTCTCCTCTATCTCCCCTTTAAGGTCAGATCCTCAGTGATGGGAAAGTCTTTGTCCATCTGTGCAACTACATCGAGCCCTGGGAGAACCTGTCCTTTCTGCAGAGAGAAAGTCTGAATCACCACTACCATCTGAACTGTGGCTGCCAAGTAAGGACTGTTCGTTTCCAAGGTCTTCGGGAGTGGGTGAAGGGCCATGCAGCCTCATCCTTCGTGTATTCCTTCCTTCCCGCGCATGTGACCTATTCACTTGCTGTACTAGAGGTTTGTGATGGATCAGGCATCATTCAAAGTTGGGGGTGGGAAAGCAACAAGGCCCGTAGTCCCTGATCTCGAGGTACTTGCATTCTGGCTGAGAAGGCGGCCATCATATAAGACAGGCTAGGGTAATACACTACCACTTAAAGAGAGTCTACTCTTTTTGTCGGGACCTGTAATGGTTAATTTATTTAAGATATTTagtctttaaaacaaatttgtGAAGAGTGAAGATTTCCATTTTATGGTGAAGAAATTCATGCTGCAG
This DNA window, taken from Odocoileus virginianus isolate 20LAN1187 ecotype Illinois unplaced genomic scaffold, Ovbor_1.2 Unplaced_Contig_2, whole genome shotgun sequence, encodes the following:
- the TIMP4 gene encoding metalloproteinase inhibitor 4 isoform X3; protein product: MPRSPRPAPSWALLLRLLALLRPPGLGEACSCAPAHPQQHVCHSALAIRAKISSEKVVPASADPADPQKMIRYEIKQIKMFKGFEKVNDIQYIYTPFDSSLCGVKLEANSQKQYLLTGQILSDGKVFVHLCNYIEPWENLSFLQRESLNHHYHLNCGCQVPAGHLE
- the TIMP4 gene encoding metalloproteinase inhibitor 4 isoform X2 produces the protein MPRSPRPAPSWALLLRLLALLRPPGLGEACSCAPAHPQQHVCHSALAIRAKISSEKVVPASADPADPQKMIRYEIKQIKMFKGFEKVNDIQYIYTPFDSSLCGVKLEANSQKQYLLTGQILSDGKVFVHLCNYIEPWENLSFLQRESLNHHYHLNCGCQEFLPKKTKKNGKRKRKEEEEKK
- the TIMP4 gene encoding metalloproteinase inhibitor 4 isoform X1, with the protein product MPRSPRPAPSWALLLRLLALLRPPGLGEACSCAPAHPQQHVCHSALAIRAKISSEKVVPASADPADPQKMIRYEIKQIKMFKGFEKVNDIQYIYTPFDSSLCGVKLEANSQKQYLLTGQILSDGKVFVHLCNYIEPWENLSFLQRESLNHHYHLNCGCQITTCYMVPCTISAPNECLWTDWLLERKLYGYQAQHYVCMKHADGTCSWYQGRLPLRKEFVDIIQP
- the TIMP4 gene encoding metalloproteinase inhibitor 4 isoform X4, with amino-acid sequence MFKGFEKVNDIQYIYTPFDSSLCGVKLEANSQKQYLLTGQILSDGKVFVHLCNYIEPWENLSFLQRESLNHHYHLNCGCQITTCYMVPCTISAPNECLWTDWLLERKLYGYQAQHYVCMKHADGTCSWYQGRLPLRKEFVDIIQP